CAATAAGCTTTTGCTTTCCCATGTTCGCTTGTTATTCCCCATTTACACTGTCATCTCAACAAGCCCTTCAAATATTAGTCAGCATGTCGTGGTGTGCGTTCATTCCTTCCTCTTACGTCGTTTCCTGCACTGTTTGATACCTTAAAGACCGTGTTGAACTAAGTAGCCAAGCGCTGCACGCTTCTGTGAGTAAAGTACACACAATCAAAAATCCTCAATTTTTTTAATGCACTGCAGCCATCCTCAACCTTCTTAACATGGGGCGTGAACAGCACGCGAAGGTACTGGAACCttcgcttttacagcgaagctgtatatggctagattctgtcggatcgcgtccgcggacaaaacgacgcctAGAAcaaagtgggtcgatcctggtgatagtgcatacagggtccaagcccaatggcGCATACCCTGCGGCCTCGGGGACctctaacgcgcccttgaactatccTTGTTCCACGTGGGACCCAAAAATACAGAAACAATGCGCTGGAGCGATGAATGCTGTTGCGCAagcgctagtctatgacgatgcgtgtcgaaacttCAGTGATAAAACCTAATACGCTACCTATCTATAGCtctgtctcattctctcttgacacaGCCACTTCCCTAGCGatgtcatcagttgccccttgagctcggtatgggtaagacccgtgtcgctcactcccaagaggaagagcgcgccttgaAGGAGGGCCGGCGCgcgcgcgaatggatgcgaaattGACCAGAAGACGGACGCGCAGCGGCCCTGTGTGTGCGGTCGATGgggcaaggtggtgtgaatctatTACCCGaaacacgctttcactcgcacatacagcacatgaCGCGTGGCGATTAAACAAatttatgtgttgtgtcttttcaaccgtTTAACATAACCAACAAATTAAAAAATCAGATACATTTAAACAAAACCCAACAGCTTAGCTGGCCTTCCATCTTCACATTGTGGAAGGGCTCTAAACTTTTTCTCTCTTTATGTGTTGAAGATTTTATACACTGATACGGCACCTGCTGCAGGCTATAAATAGCAAATACCTGCATAATACCTAAGAACCTGCGACAACCTGTGAATTTCATATTCAAGCATAGAAGTAAGTGCTCGAACCTGTTAGCAGCACCTTAGCTGCCAAGCCAAACATTTAATAAGCCACAAGGGGCGTAGTGCGTTCTCTTACCCGATGGGCGCAAGGATCTGTAAAATGCTAAGGCTTTAACCTATTGGTAAAAATTGCGCAGCAAGACATATTGCAATACGTATGCGGAATGTGTATGCACATATTAGGCACGAAACAATCAAAACATTATTCAGGAAAAAGTaggtgcattcggagagcagcgAAGGCACTATTATTGCAGCAGAGGTGACCTAAATGCAACAGAGAAGGGAAAATATATGCAGGTGGAAATCCTTGATGACGGGGCACGTAACACGTCGCGCACTGCCTCTCGTGGAAACAGATTGCGATGTGCTCTGCTTAGCTTCTATTCAATGACGCTTCTGCCTGAGCGATCCTCTTTGATTCACACTCAGAGTTTTGAGTGTACAGACAGACGGAGTAGCGTTACAGATACGTATGATAAACAAAGTTATCGTGGACAAGTCAGCAAGTCAAGAAATAAAGCGCTTATTTTGAGTGTAAGTAGTGGTCGAAAAGGTCAGTTTTATTAGAACATGCAACTCATTTGACAAAAATAATGGGATATCAGTTTCAATATGCACAGCACATAGGAGCACTCAAGAATACGAACAATAGGTAGGATATTTCTGAACAATACGAAAGAGTCTGTGTTGTGCACATAGAAGGATGTAAGCAAATTCGGTGACCAAGTGCTAAACAAAGCTACTTGGAACGTTTGCTACGAGAGAAAAGTGGGGTTTTCGAATGGAAACATCCCTTATAAAACACCTCAAGCGGCGATGCATATGGTTATGCCAGAAAATGAAATTTGCGAGTGTTGAGATGCACATGTACAGCAGTATACAGATGGTGATGCCGCACGTAGCCTAGCAGACTTTATAAACATTCGTCTATATTCTACTTCCTAATTAAAACCACACCTTTCacgcagcgccgacggccgcaGAAAGTATGGTGACGAGTTCTGTGAAGACGGAAGAAGAGGGAAGCATTACCACTGCCGAAGACATAAGTAACTCGATGAGAGACCCTGAAACCAGACCAAGCATTGAGGAAACAAGTGTTCAAATGACCGGACAAGAGACAACTAGTTCAGCTACTCGGGAAATGAGTAGTGGTTCAGCACCTACAAGCAATTCAAGTAGCCAAGGTACAAGAGTTCCAACGACCGGATCAGAGGCAAGTAATTCAACTACTGAAGAAATTAGCACTGTTTCAACCAGCTTGATGAACAGTTCAACAAGCGAAGTCACTACTGCTCAACCAACTGGAACAGAGACAAATAGTTCAACTACTGGGCGAATGAGCAGCGGTTCAGCAAGCCCTACAAGCAATTCAAGTAGCCAAGGTACAAGAGCTCCAACGACCGGATCAGAGAAAAGTAATTCGACTACTAACGAAATTAGCACTGGTTCAACCAGCCTCATGAACAGTTCAACAAGCGAAGTTACTACTGCTCAACCAACTCGAACAGAGACAAATAGTTCAACTACTGGGGGAATGAGCAGTGGATCAGCAAGCCCTACAAGCAATTCAAGTAGCCAAGGTACAAGAGCTCCAACGACCGGTTCAGAGACAAGTAATTCGACTACTAACGAAATTAGCACTGGTTCAACCAGCCTCATGAACAGTTCAACAAGCCAAGTTACTACTGCTCAACCAACTGGAACAGAGACAAATAGTTCAACTACTGGGGGAATGAGCAGCGGTTCAGCAAGCCCTACAAGCAATTCAAGTAGCCAAGGTACAAGAGCTCCAACGACCGGTTCAGAGACAAGTAATTCGACTACTAACGAAATTAGCACTGGTTCAACCAGCCTCATGAACTGTTCAACAAGCCAAGTTACAACTGCTCAACCAACTGGAACAGAGACCAATAGTTCAACTACTGGGGGAATGAGCAGCGGTTCAGCAAGCCCTACAAGCAATTCAAGTAGCCAAGGTACAAGAGCTCCAACGACCGGTTCAGAGACAAGTAATTCTACTACTAACGAAATTAGCACTGGTTCAACCAGCCTCATGAACAGTTCAACAAGCCAAGTTACTACTGCTCAACCAACTGGAACAGAGACAAATAGTTCAACTACTGGGGGAATGAGCAGTGGTTCAGCAAGCCCTACAAGCAATTCAAGTAGCCAAGGTACAAGAGTTCCAACGACCGTATCAGAGACAAGTAATTCTACTACAAACGAAATTAGCACTGGTTCAACCAGCCTCATGAACAGTTCAACAAGCCAAGTTACTACTCCTCAACCAACTGGAGCAGAGACAAACAGTTCAACTACTGGGGGAATGAGCAGTGGTTCAGCAAGCCCTACAAGCAATTCAAGTAGCCAAGGTACAAGAGCTCCAACGACCGGTTCAGAGACAAGTAATTCGACTACTAACGAAATTAGCACTGGTTCAACCAGCCTCACGAACAGTTCAACAAGCCAAGTTACTACTGCTCAACCAACTGGAACAGAGACAAATAGTTCAACTACTGGGGGAATGAGCAGCGGTTCAGCAAGCCCTACAAGCAATTCAAGTAGCCAAGGTACAAGAGCTCCAACGACCGGTTCAGAGACAAGTAATTCGACTACTAACGAAATTAGCACTGGTTCAACCAGCCTCATGAACAGTTCAACAAGCCAAGTTACTACTCCTCAACCAACTGGAGCAGAGACAAACAGTTCAACTACTGGGGGAATGAGCAGCGGTTCAGCAAGCCCTACAAGCAATTCAAGTAGCCAAGGTACAAGAGCTCCAACGATCGCATCAGAGACAAGTAATTCGACTACTAACGAAATTAGCACTGGTTCAACCAGCCTCATGAACAGTTCAACAAGCCAAGTTACTACTGCTCAACCAACTGGAGCAGAGACAAATAGTTCAACTACTGGGGGAATGAGCAGTGGTTCAGCAAGCCCTACAAGCAATTCAAGTAGCCAAGGTACAAGAGTTCCAACGACCGGTTCAGAGACAAGTAATTCGACTACTAACGAAATTAGCACTGGTTCAACCAGCTTCATGAACAGTTCAACAAGCCAAGTTACTACTCCTCAACCAACTGGAGCAGAGACAAATAGTTCAACTACTGGGGGAATGAGCAGCGGTTCAGCAAGCCCTACAAGCAATTCAAGTAGCCAAGGTACAAGAGCTCCAACGACCGGTTCAGAGACAAGTAATTCGACTACTAACGAAATTAGCACTGGTTCAACCAGCTTCATGAACAGTTCAACAAGCCAAGTTACAACTGCTCAACCAACTGGAACAGAGACCAATAGTTCAACTACTGGGGGAATGAGCAGTGGTTCAGCAAGCCCTACAAGCAATTCAAGTAGCCAAGGTACAAGAGTTCCAACGACCGGATCAGAGACAAGTAATTTGACTACAAACGAAATTAGCACTGGTTCAACCAGCCTCAGGAACAGTTCAACAAGCCAAGTTACTACTGCTGAACCAACTGGAGCAGAGACAAATAGTTCAACTACGGGGGGAATGAGCAGCGGTTCAGCAAGCCCTACAAGCAATTCAAGTAGCCAAGGTGCAAGAGCTCCAACGACCGGATCAGAGACAAGTAATTCAACTACTGAGGAAGTTGGTAATGTTTCAACCAGCCTCATGAACAGTTAAACAAGTCAAGTTACTAGTGCTCAACCAACCGGATCATATACAAATAGTTCAACTACTGGGGAAATGAGAAGCGGTTCAGCAAGCCCTACAAGCAATTCAAATAGCCAAGGTACAAGAGCTCCAACGACCGGATCAGAGACAAATAATTCAACGACTGAGGAAGTTGGTACTGGTACACCGATTGTTTGATTGTGTTCTGTAGTGCGTGCTGTTATTTGATAGAAAAATGTATATCGGTCTGACCAAGCGGTTTTTAAGCTCTTTATTATCAGAGCACGAGTAGAATGTATCAAAATACAATCAAGGTTATCTGGCCCATCACTGTGCTCGATGTGGGTGTGCTTCCATGTTTCGGAAATGCTATGTCGTGAACGTTTTGAAGAGGATTTATTGAAGCAGGTCTGATTGAAAAACTTGACAAAGAATGCATGAGTACCCCTTATATCTTTAAACGAAAAGCGGTGTCTGCGCAATATGtcgacggctttttttttttttttgctgtgttgACCATACAGGTGATCTTTCCATGAAATAAAGACCaattggaagtcagcgctctatATGTATCTTCATGTTCACCCCTTGTTTCTTACGCTCTGGTATTTGAGGATATATTGGACTACTTGTGTAACTGGGTCAGGGTAGAAGGGCGGTAAGTTGGGCTTGTAGGTTATTCATGACTATAGACACAACACAAAGTAGACAGGACACGCAGAAAACAGATTAGCCATCCACTGTAGATCATTCAAGTGTTCCCCCGTGTTTATTATGTGTACCGTTGTGAGCAAGCGCAGAATTGAAACTGAGAAAAGTGCGCATTTGAAGACACCTACGTGAACAGCCCATAGCGTTATCAATTGAACAGCTAAAATTCGTGCGTATAATTTATCCGCAAATCTGACTTCCCATATGTACTGCTGCTGGTCTTTCAATGGCTTCCCTGTGAAATACTTCCCGACTGTATGCTGCGTGATTCAGTAGCATCGTTTTTCACATAGAAATTGTTAAGGCTGATCGCCGTGTGTGTGTTCTTCTGTGCGTCCTGTCCACCTTGCGCTGTGCCTATATATATATCTGGGGTAGACGGCGTGACAACGAGGGCAGGACAACAGCAATATATCAGGGAGCTACAAAGACGGTGATTtgacgaccacgatggcatgaaTATGGCGCtgtgacaacaaatgcatgatgGCTGTATTACAGCGACGGCGTGACGAGTGTGCGATGACAAACTGGAATAACGGTGAtgcaacgaccccaatggcatcACCACCACGAGCCGATACCTAGTGGCCGCAGTTTTTAGATAATTTGTGTCACTGGCCAGTAAACTTGTTTTCTCAATAATTTGCAATTACTTCCAAAGGCAAAGCACTGAAAGTAAATGCAAGGAGTAGCATTGCGCTAAAGGTGTCTCAGAATTCTGGCAGAACCACGAGGAGACTCCAGAGGCGTGTCAGGCGCATCACCTTCACCTTGATAGTACACGAGAATAGACCAAAGGAAATCCGGTCGCGTTCATTGGCGTCTAAAGAAGTTATTAGACAGATTTAGCGCAAAATATACAGCCTGTTCCGCTCAGACCAGCGCATGGATTACCGTATCGTATGCACACCGCTTTTCAGCATAAACAATAATGTGCGTGCCCACATCGCTCTAGCCAGCAGTGAAAGCCAGGGGCGCCGCAAGGTAAATCCATTCCAAATGCTtgtattccatttctgcaatcagccctccacgatttcTGAAAAATGTTTAAGGTCACCCCCATTTCACCTGTTTGTGACGCGACTGCACACAAATTGCGAGAACCGCGTGCGCACACTCATTATGCATgaaaccaaagaaaaaaaataattattctcGATTCTACACCTTTTTCGCCATTGCTCCGTTATTGCTCGAAAGGTCTTCTCGGGCGgtgcccacttcacctgtctgtcacgcgacgtcacataACTGCGAAAACTTACCACATCCAAGTGACATGTGTGCATTAAATATGCATTAATATGTCAAACGAAAGTTAGCTTTTTTCACAATAGCCGAAGATTTcccccgttccaaaaggaatagatCACTGCCCACCAATCACTCTGGTACTGGTTAGTCGGAGCTGCTGATTAGAATGGGTTTGTTTGTGTACAACAAAATGTTTTAAAGACAGCATAACGTTGTGATCATGAAAACTAAAATTACCGAGGACTAAAGattggttggagtgcacacggcaggcgttgcaaatcctgactgagagcttaccagtGCCTTTCGAAATAAATGCGTcgaatcgttgcattctaccggttctaacaCATAGGAGAGAAACTTAGCGGTTAACagagaagttcgagaacaagtcaaaAATCGCGCAAAAAGCGACGAAAGGAAAAATGTTAGCCGTAATGCTAAGCGACCGGAAGAGCGCgctatggatcagagagcaaacggcgatagctgATGTTGCAGTTGATATTAAGTAGAGGAGAATGTAATGCGAAGGGCGGATAACC
This genomic stretch from Dermacentor silvarum isolate Dsil-2018 chromosome 2, BIME_Dsil_1.4, whole genome shotgun sequence harbors:
- the LOC125943475 gene encoding uncharacterized protein LOC125943475, encoding MNSSTSEVTTAQPTRTETNSSTTGGMSSGSASPTSNSSSQGTRAPTTGSETSNSTTNEISTGSTSLMNSSTSQVTTAQPTGTETNSSTTGGMSSGSASPTSNSSSQGTRAPTTGSETSNSTTNEISTGSTSLMNCSTSQVTTAQPTGTETNSSTTGGMSSGSASPTSNSSSQGTRAPTTGSETSNSTTNEISTGSTSLMNSSTSQVTTAQPTGTETNSSTTGGMSSG